A segment of the Coffea arabica cultivar ET-39 chromosome 8c, Coffea Arabica ET-39 HiFi, whole genome shotgun sequence genome:
cctcaTGGGAGTACAACTAGAAATACATGAATTGTGCACAATCAGATATCAATAGTTGAATGTCAGAAACTCTGATGacggaaagaagagaaaaaccaGATTTTAAGTAACAGATTCGACATTCTTGGCTTTGACATCTACTATTGTTCTATTTCTGGATTCTATTTGACGTTTCGAATCAAGTACAAATTGGAGGAAAGCTCGGTTCTCTGACTCAATTAGGCTAAAACCGACCTCTTTCTTCACTCCACTGTCATCCATCAACTTCCTCACCTTTTCCGCACCATCCCACTCACCTTTCAATGCATATATGTGTGACAGCAGCACATAGTCACCGCTCTCATCATGATCCAATTTGAGCAGTGCCTCGTTTGCCCGCCTCCCCAGCTGAACATTACCATGAATTTTACAAGCTCCAAGCAGAGTCCTCCAAATGATACCATTTGGCTTAATCTCCATGGTGTCTATGAACTCAAAAGCTTCCTCCAATAGACCAGCACGCCCAAACATGTCCACCATACAACCAAGATGCCGTATGTTTGGCAAAATCTTATACTGATTTTTCATTAGATTGAAGTATCTGCGCCCTGCATGAACTTTTCCAGCATGACTACAAGCTACCAGTACCCCGGTAAATGTAATCTCATTGGGTGCAAACTTTGTTCttctcattttttcaaaaagatTAATGCATTCCTCTGGATCACCATGGAAAGCTAAGCCACCTAGAATGGAATTCCATGACGTGACATCTTTCTCTTTCATGCCATGGAATACTTGAAAAGACTTCTCGATGCTTCCACACTTAGCGTACATATCGATAAGCGCATTGCCAAGCATAATGCTCATCTCCCCCTCATCCATATCCAAAATAGACGAATGCAGCTTCTCTCCCACATCCAAAGCTCCCGATTCAGCACAAGCAGACAGGAGGCTCAACATGGTAACCTCATCTGGGTACTCTCCAGCACTCCTCATCTCGCGCTGAAGCTCAAAGGCCTGCTGATACTCAGCGCGAAGAACATATCCAGAAATCATTGCATTCCAAGTAACAACA
Coding sequences within it:
- the LOC113705680 gene encoding pentatricopeptide repeat-containing protein At5g15300-like; translation: MIRKATANKSCKRHQRSNLWRNCTNFRTLKQIHALMVVNGFNSNSHALRELIYASAIALPSAIHYAHQLFAEISEPDIFMWNTLLRGSAQSSKPSVTMPLYAQMERHYVRPDCYTFQFVLKACTRLSWVNSGKVVHGKIVKHGFEWNKFTRNTLIYFHANCGEIRIARALFDDMAKRDVVASSAMTAGYARRGELSMARRLFDEMPEKDLVSWNVMITGYVKQGEMESARELFDMVPKRDVVTWNAMISGYVLRAEYQQAFELQREMRSAGEYPDEVTMLSLLSACAESGALDVGEKLHSSILDMDEGEMSIMLGNALIDMYAKCGSIEKSFQVFHGMKEKDVTSWNSILGGLAFHGDPEECINLFEKMRRTKFAPNEITFTGVLVACSHAGKVHAGRRYFNLMKNQYKILPNIRHLGCMVDMFGRAGLLEEAFEFIDTMEIKPNGIIWRTLLGACKIHGNVQLGRRANEALLKLDHDESGDYVLLSHIYALKGEWDGAEKVRKLMDDSGVKKEVGFSLIESENRAFLQFVLDSKRQIESRNRTIVDVKAKNVESVT